The following proteins are encoded in a genomic region of Primulina huaijiensis isolate GDHJ02 chromosome 3, ASM1229523v2, whole genome shotgun sequence:
- the LOC140974110 gene encoding GATA transcription factor 5-like: protein MECELGALKSGFGPEVAAATKETPFGDDVWGVNGVTGDDFFVDELLDFSNGSFSEGEPEDKVQDQNGTVSVSEEKVAAPEKLVLSGNGDFGPLPCSELSVAAEGLESLEWLSQFIEDSFSDYSIAGELPHGSAEHLSMPAADAQKASCFTTPVQTKARTKRARTGVRVWPILSPSLTESSTSSSSSTHSTTSFPPPKHSLGKLLSKKPGKKQAEPCGAGGVVSQPRRCSHCGVTKTPQWRAGPLGSKTLCNACGVRFKSGRLLPEYRPACSPTFSLELHSNNHRKVLEMRRKKESEMEAAGLPSPVRSF, encoded by the exons ATGGAGTGCGAGCTGGGGGCCTTGAAGAGCGGGTTTGGGCCGGAGGTTGCGGCGGCGACGAAAGAGACGCCTTTTGGGGATGATGTCTGGGGTGTCAACGGCGTTACAGGGGACGACTTCTTCGTTGACGAGCTTCTGGACTTTTCAAATGGGTCGTTTTCAGAGGGAGAACCGGAGGACAAGGTACAGGACCAGAATGGAACAGTGTCTGTTTCTGAAGAAAAAGTAGCTGCACCTGAGAAGCTTGTTCTCTCCGGCAATGGCGATTTTGGGCCTCTTCCCTGCAGTGAGCTGAGTGTTGCG GCGGAAGGTTTGGAGAGTTTGGAATGGTTATCTCAATTCATCGAGGACTCGTTTTCCGATTACTCCATCGCCGGAGAATTGCCTCACGGTTCGGCTGAGCATCTATCTATGCCGGCGGCGGACGCCCAGAAGGCCAGCTGTTTCACGACACCGGTTCAGACAAAAGCCCGGACGAAAAGGGCCCGGACTGGAGTGCGCGTTTGGCCCATCTTGTCCCCTTCACTGACAGAATCCTCCACCTCATCCTCATCCTCCACCCACTCCACGACGTCGTTTCCACCCCCGAAGCATTCATTGGGAAAGCTGCTCTCCAAGAAACCTGGAAAAAAACAGGCGGAGCCCTGCGGCGCAGGCGGCGTGGTCTCTCAGCCGAGGAGGTGTAGCCACTGTGGGGTGACGAAGACCCCACAGTGGCGGGCCGGCCCGCTGGGTTCGAAGACTCTGTGCAACGCATGTGGGGTGAGGTTCAAGTCGGGCCGGCTCCTGCCCGAGTACCGACCCGCTTGCAGCCCGACATTCTCCCTGGAGCTGCACTCGAACAACCACCGGAAAGTTTTGGAGATGCGTCGGAAGAAGGAATCGGAGATGGAGGCCGCCGGTCTACCATCACCGGTTCGAAGTTTTTGA
- the LOC140974112 gene encoding glutaredoxin-C3-like isoform X1 → MNGSSRALQLRPLPSSFLPFVRSNFSRGVNFLPLKYIVKLSCCYSFEPERESNYVFRMPKVGLQRRSVLITAVACLMLLEKSIPQALASNSASAFVQNVIYSNKIAIFSKSYCPYSLRAKRIFSELAEHPFVVELDLRDDGYVIQDVLLDLVGRRTVPQVFVNGKHIGGSDDLQAAVRSGKLQNLLSGA, encoded by the exons ATGAACGGATCGTCAAGAGCCCTTCAGCTACGCCCCTTGCCTTCGTCATTTCTTCCGTTCGTGCGCTCCAATTTCTCCAGAG GTGTAAATTTTTTGCCCCTAAAATATATTGTGAAACTCAGTTGTTGTTATAGCTTCGAACCCGAAAGAGAGAGCAATTACGTCTTCAGGATGCCGAAAGTGGGTTTGCAGCGTCGCTCGGTTTTAATTACAGCGGTGGCTTGTTTAATGCTGCTGGAAAAATCTATTCCGCAAGCCCTAGCTTCCAATTCTGCTTCAGCTTTTGTGCAGAATGTCATATACTCTAACAAGATTGCCATTTTCTCCAAATCCTACTGCCC ATATTCCTTGCGGGCCAAGCGAATATTCAGTGAACTTGCTGAGCATCCTTTTGTCGTGGAGCTTGATCTTCGAG ATGATGGGTACGTAATTCAGGACGTTCTTTTGGATCTTGTTGGCCGACGAACTGTCCCCCAAGTATTTGTGAATGGCAAACACATTGGTGGCTCTGATG ATCTCCAAGCAGCAGTTCGGAGTGGTAAACTGCAAAACCTTCTGAGTGGTGCTTGA
- the LOC140974111 gene encoding probable methyltransferase PMT27 — protein sequence MATSKPRGSKRSSGTSYSSTVTTVVFVALCVLGVWVLASNSFSPPKSTYRTADKVPQQITSVSQTHHSKHNTKKDDHLVPEDVPGELPDDVIKPVEPSEKDASTSDDADASNNESVGGGNDKEETEVLDDQGKEHVEEQENQIAYETQVAQETGTQSQQDERMKEENRQFESKKVKNGDDHASKQTQDLEDPRVQHRSHFDDTSTVGQNQFSDKGDNQQQEDSQMQQKQREKQSKKDPNGAISDDQIQHDEASINSVEDGSDLKESNESNTKETNQDINSQENNQELTKKNDDNTFPNGENTEIPKESVESKKAWFTQADQSVNQKERRKTGSNEKDSSIYGYTWQLCNVSADADYIPCLDNLKAIAKIHNMKHYQHRERHCPEESPTCLVPLPKGYKTPIMWPQSRDKIWYHNVPHTLLAKVKGHQNWVKVTGEFLTFPGGGTQFIHGALHYIDFIQEAVPNIAWGKRTRVILDVGCGVASFGGYLFERDVIAMSFAPKDEHEAQVQFALERGIPAISAVMGSQRLPFPSSVFDIVHCARCRVPWHADGGTLLLELNRVLRPGGYFVWSATPVYQTLEEDVMIWKAMSNLTAAMCWEVVTIRKDRLNSIGAAIFQKPTSNNCYEKRGQSEPQMCKDDDDPNAAWYVPLQPCMHRVPIEKDKRGSQWPKEWPKRLQIPPYWLNKSQMGIYGKPAPDDFASDYEHWKKVVTKSYMSGLGISWSNVRNVMDMRAVYGGFAAALKDLKVWVMNVVNVDSPDTLPIIYERGLFGIYHDWCESFSTYPRTYDLLHADHLFTKLKKRCKLVGVMAEIDRIVRPGGKLIVRDDSSTVGEVENLLKSLHWEVHLTFSKNQEGILSAQKSDWRPDSYTAPS from the exons ATGGCGACAAGTAAACCTCGTGGGAGTAAGCGATCCTCAGGCACGTCTTATTCGTCCACAGTTACAACGGTAGTCTTTGTAGCATTGTGTGTATTGGGAGTATGGGTTCTAGCATCAAATTCCTTTTCTCCACCAAAATCCACCTATCGAACCGCCGACAAAGTTCCACAACAAATAACATCCGTCTCCCAAACTCATCACTCGAAGCACAACACGAAGAAAGATGATCATCTGGTTCCTGAAGACGTACCTGGTGAATTACCTGATGATGTCATCAAACCGGTGGAGCCAAGCGAGAAGGATGCATCAACTTCTGATGATGCAGATGCATCGAATAACGAATCCGTTGGAGGAGGAAACGACAAGGAGGAAACGGAGGTTCTAGATGATCAGGGGAAAGAGCATGTAGAAGAACAAGAAAACCAAATAGCATATGAGACGCAAGTTGCTCAGGAAACAGGCACTCAAAGTCAACAAGATGAACGAATGAAAGAAGAAAATCGACAGTTTGAAAGCAAGAAAGTTAAAAATGGTGATGATCATGCGAGCAAGCAAACGCAAGATTTAGAAGATCCGAGAGTTCAGCACAGATCACATTTCGATGATACTTCAACAGTTGGACAAAATCAGTTTTCAGATAAAGGAGACAATCAACAGCAGGAAGATTCACAAATGCAACAAAAGCAACGAGAAAAGCAGTCAAAAAAAGATCCAAATGGGGCGATAAGTGATGATCAAATCCAACATGACGAGGCATCTATAAATTCAGTTGAAGATGGCTCAGATTTGAAAGAATCAAATGAAAGTAATACAAAAGAAACTAATCAGGATATTAATTCACAAGAAAATAATCAAGAACTCACCAAGAAAAATGATGACAATACCTTTCCAAACGGGGAGAACACGGAGATACCAAAAGAATCTGTAGAATCCAAGAAGGCATGGTTTACTCAAGCAGACCAGTCAGTGAACCAGAAGGAGAGACGAAAGACTGGATCAAATGAAAAAGATAGCAGCATCTACGGTTATACATGGCAGCTGTGCAATGTATCAGCAGATGCAGATTACATACCATGTTTGGACAATCTGAAAGCAATAGCAAAAATACACAACATGAAACACTACCAACATCGTGAAAGGCATTGCCCTGAGGAGTCTCCTACTTGCTTGGTTCCACTGCCAAAGGGGTATAAGACGCCAATTATGTGGCCTCAAAGCAGAGATAAG ATATGGTACCATAATGTACCACACACATTGCTGGCAAAAGTGAAGGGGCACCAGAACTGGGTGAAGGTAACTGGAGAATTCCTCACTTTCCCAGGTGGTGGGACACAATTCATTCATGgagcattgcattatattgatTTCATACAAGAG gCAGTGCCAAATATTGCTTGGGGAAAACGCACTCGAGTTATATTGGATGTTGGCTGTGGAGTGGCCAGCTTTGGAGGTTATCTCTTTGAAAGAGATGTAATTGCAATGTCTTTTGCCCCCAAAGATGAACATGAGGCTCAAGTCCAATTCGCGCTTGAAAGGGGAATACCAGCAATATCTGCTGTGATGGGTTCTCAGAGACTGCCATTTCCTAGTAGCGTATTTGACATTGTGCACTGTGCACGTTGCCGAGTCCCTTGGCATGCAGATG GTGGTACTCTGCTTTTGGAACTAAATCGGGTGCTTAGGCCAGGAGGTTATTTTGTTTGGTCAGCAACTCCCGTGTATCAAACACTTGAGGAAGATGTAATGATATGGAAAG CTATGTCCAACCTTACAGCTGCCATGTGTTGGGAGGTAGTCACAATTAGGAAAGACAGACTGAATTCTATTGGTGCTGCTATATTTCAGAAGCCAACCTCAAACAATTGCTATGAGAAAAGAGGGCAAAGTGAACCCCAAATGTGTAAAGATGATGATGATCCGAATGCAGCATG GTACGTACCTTTGCAGCCATGCATGCACAGGGTTCCAATTGAAAAGGACAAGAGAGGATCGCAATGGCCAAAAGAATGGCCTAAGCGGTTGCAAATACCACCATACTGGCTAAATAAGTCACAAATGGGAATTTATGGAAAGCCTGCTCCAGATGACTTTGCATCAGACTATGAACACTGGAAGAAGGTGGTCACCAAGTCATATATGAGCGGTTTAGGTATTAGCTGGTCCAATGTGAGAAACGTCATGGACATGAGAGCAGTTTATGGAGG GTTTGCCGCGGCACTGAAGGACCTCAAAGTATGGGTTATGAACGTGGTGAACGTAGATTCTCCAGATACACTTCCCATAATCTACGAACGCGGTCTTTTTGGGATATATCATGACTGGTGTGAATCCTTCAGCACATATCCAAGAACATATGATCTCCTACACGCTGATCATCTTTTCACAAAACTGAAAAAGAG GTGTAAACTTGTGGGAGTCATGGCAGAGATTGACAGAATCGTCAGACCAGGTGGCAAACTGATCGTGCGCGACGACTCCAGCACAGTTGGAGAAGTGGAGAATTTGTTGAAGTCTCTGCATTGGGAGGTTCACTTAACCTTCTCAAAAAACCAAGAAGGGATACTCAGTGCGCAGAAATCTGATTGGCGACCAGACTCCTACACAGCTCCATCTTGA
- the LOC140974112 gene encoding glutaredoxin-C3-like isoform X2 encodes MPKVGLQRRSVLITAVACLMLLEKSIPQALASNSASAFVQNVIYSNKIAIFSKSYCPYSLRAKRIFSELAEHPFVVELDLRDDGYVIQDVLLDLVGRRTVPQVFVNGKHIGGSDDLQAAVRSGKLQNLLSGA; translated from the exons ATGCCGAAAGTGGGTTTGCAGCGTCGCTCGGTTTTAATTACAGCGGTGGCTTGTTTAATGCTGCTGGAAAAATCTATTCCGCAAGCCCTAGCTTCCAATTCTGCTTCAGCTTTTGTGCAGAATGTCATATACTCTAACAAGATTGCCATTTTCTCCAAATCCTACTGCCC ATATTCCTTGCGGGCCAAGCGAATATTCAGTGAACTTGCTGAGCATCCTTTTGTCGTGGAGCTTGATCTTCGAG ATGATGGGTACGTAATTCAGGACGTTCTTTTGGATCTTGTTGGCCGACGAACTGTCCCCCAAGTATTTGTGAATGGCAAACACATTGGTGGCTCTGATG ATCTCCAAGCAGCAGTTCGGAGTGGTAAACTGCAAAACCTTCTGAGTGGTGCTTGA